Proteins encoded in a region of the Pseudomonas viciae genome:
- a CDS encoding aldose 1-epimerase family protein produces the protein MNSLKLFVALSALGAASHAMAWDYVLLDTDKAAQPWQITSQQLGVKTDKPFSVTMRTLHGGRQEGVSIIDIDNGTMKLSVVPTRGMNVLQASVGNVRMGWDSPVKEVVNPAFIELNGRGGLGWLEGFNELVTRCGYEWVGHPGIDNGELLTLHGRAANIPANKVTLHIDEKPPYAITLRGELKEQAFKKVDFSVQTELVTEAGSVTFALSDTLTNNGDYPKEYQALYHSNFSTPFLEQGARFAAPVKQVSPFNDKAKGDLPDWQTYRAPTKDYDETVYNVVPYADAKGDTLTVLHNKAGSLGVSVGFNTGTLPVFSLWKNTDTQGQGYVTGLEPGTSFSYNRRYQRPLGLVPTIAPKEHKQFQIHYSLLADKGAVDKALKRIDEIQNGQKTEVRETPLVDLTKP, from the coding sequence ATGAATTCGCTCAAACTCTTCGTTGCCCTTAGCGCCTTGGGCGCTGCTTCCCACGCCATGGCTTGGGACTATGTCCTGCTCGATACCGATAAGGCTGCCCAGCCCTGGCAAATCACCAGCCAGCAACTCGGCGTGAAAACCGACAAACCCTTTTCCGTGACGATGCGCACCCTGCACGGCGGCCGGCAAGAAGGCGTCAGCATTATCGACATCGACAACGGCACCATGAAGCTTTCAGTGGTTCCGACCCGGGGCATGAATGTGCTGCAGGCATCGGTCGGGAATGTGCGCATGGGCTGGGACTCACCAGTCAAGGAAGTGGTCAATCCGGCGTTCATTGAACTCAATGGTCGCGGCGGATTGGGCTGGCTGGAAGGTTTCAATGAGTTGGTGACCCGCTGTGGCTACGAATGGGTCGGCCACCCCGGCATCGACAACGGTGAATTGCTGACCCTGCATGGTCGCGCTGCCAACATCCCGGCCAATAAGGTCACGTTGCACATCGACGAAAAACCGCCGTACGCCATCACGCTGCGGGGCGAGTTGAAGGAGCAGGCGTTCAAGAAGGTCGACTTCTCGGTACAGACCGAACTGGTCACCGAGGCAGGCAGCGTGACGTTCGCCCTCAGCGATACCCTGACCAACAACGGTGACTATCCGAAGGAATACCAGGCGCTCTACCACAGCAACTTCAGCACACCTTTCCTGGAGCAGGGCGCTCGTTTTGCCGCGCCGGTCAAGCAGGTCTCGCCGTTCAACGACAAGGCCAAGGGCGATTTGCCTGATTGGCAAACCTACCGGGCGCCGACCAAGGACTACGACGAAACCGTCTACAACGTCGTGCCATACGCCGACGCCAAGGGCGACACCCTTACCGTGCTGCATAACAAGGCCGGTAGCCTCGGCGTATCGGTCGGCTTCAACACCGGGACGCTTCCCGTGTTCTCCCTGTGGAAAAACACCGATACCCAAGGCCAGGGCTACGTGACCGGGCTGGAGCCAGGCACCAGTTTCTCCTATAACCGCCGGTATCAGCGACCACTGGGCCTGGTGCCCACTATCGCGCCGAAAGAGCACAAGCAATTCCAGATCCACTACAGCCTGTTGGCGGACAAGGGCGCCGTGGATAAGGCACTCAAGCGCATCGATGAAATCCAGAACGGTCAAAAAACCGAGGTACGGGAAACGCCGCTGGTAGACCTGACCAAGCCGTGA
- a CDS encoding LysR substrate-binding domain-containing protein has translation MSRRLPPLYALRAFEAAARYSSFTRAAEELSITQSAVSRHIRTLEEHFACRLFQRSGRNLQLTEAARLLLPGVREGFMALERACHTLHGEDGILRMKAPSTLTMRWLLARLSRFRHLQPGNEVQLTSAWMDVDSVDFNTEPFDCAVLLGNGHFPADWEASLLFPEELIPVGAPNLLNDQPWDVARLASAELLHPTPDRRDWRNWLQRMGLSDKVSLKGGQVFDTLELGMIAAARGYGVSMGDLLMVAEDVAQGRLSLPWPTAVASGEHYYLVWPKTRPGGERLRRLSDFLQSEVKAMQLPVVERLG, from the coding sequence ATGTCTCGTCGTCTCCCTCCTCTTTATGCGCTGCGGGCATTCGAAGCGGCGGCGCGATACAGCTCGTTTACCCGGGCGGCTGAAGAACTGTCGATTACCCAAAGTGCGGTCAGCCGGCATATTCGTACCCTTGAAGAGCACTTTGCCTGTCGGTTGTTTCAGCGCAGTGGTCGCAACCTTCAGTTGACCGAGGCGGCGCGGTTGCTGCTGCCGGGGGTGCGGGAAGGTTTCATGGCGCTGGAGCGGGCCTGTCATACCTTGCACGGTGAAGATGGCATCCTGCGGATGAAAGCGCCGTCGACCCTGACCATGCGCTGGCTGCTGGCACGCTTGAGTCGGTTCCGACATCTGCAGCCCGGCAACGAGGTGCAACTGACCAGCGCCTGGATGGACGTCGACTCGGTTGACTTCAACACAGAACCCTTCGATTGCGCGGTATTGCTGGGCAATGGGCATTTTCCCGCAGACTGGGAGGCCAGCCTGCTATTCCCCGAGGAGTTGATCCCGGTGGGCGCGCCGAACCTGTTGAACGACCAGCCCTGGGATGTGGCGCGCTTGGCCAGCGCCGAACTGCTGCACCCCACGCCGGACCGCCGTGACTGGCGCAACTGGCTTCAGCGCATGGGCCTGTCCGACAAGGTCTCGCTCAAGGGCGGGCAGGTGTTCGATACGCTTGAGCTGGGCATGATCGCGGCGGCCCGTGGTTACGGTGTATCCATGGGCGATTTGTTGATGGTGGCCGAAGACGTCGCCCAGGGGCGCTTGAGCCTGCCGTGGCCGACCGCGGTTGCCAGCGGCGAGCACTATTACCTCGTCTGGCCGAAAACCCGCCCCGGAGGTGAACGCTTGCGTCGACTCAGCGATTTTCTCCAGAGCGAAGTGAAGGCCATGCAATTACCTGTTGTAGAGCGTCTTGGGTGA
- a CDS encoding methyl-accepting chemotaxis protein, with product MSQPRARIASQLGLALAVILAVVISGSTLFALRSLDTANLATREEHLASEARLMADQLNTFHDTLRESTQRLSGLFEKRFSAGLSVHPDQPVTVAGVQTPSLNLGSEVLNNNFKEVDEFKQTTAGVATVFVRSGDDFIRISTSLSKQDGTRAIGTMLDRAGPAYAPVMSGQSYIGRALLFGRFYMSQYTPVRDSSGKVIAVLYVGFDYTDAQNAQFENLKRFRIGQTGSLALLDEQNKWLVPPAGVQALDQAATTIVGLVKKPGKGAFWSDTAEDFYSVAVPFTGGPWAVVASMPKAEIRAVTWSVGTQLAIGSLLAMLLAVGAAMWLLRSKLAPLGDLVRQAEALGAGDLSVRLNVSSHDEIGQLARAFNQMSQALSTMVEHIRKASQEVNSRAQALSGLSNGAYEGMEQQSGEITSMAGAVEEFSATSLDIADNMGNTERLAQENAQQTRIGRTSMDEASSSLEQIAGALNSTATVINTLGQRSQEIGGIVGVITSIAEQTNLLALNAAIEAARAGEQGRGFAVVADEVRSLASRTRQATDEISGMINSIQQETGNAISTMEQGKLLMQEGLSRNANVASALARIDEQSRSAGQQFAAITTATQEQSSTATLLSSNLQSIAMANSEQRQVVSNLAVTAKELEKLAQDLRQEVDRFR from the coding sequence ATGTCTCAACCCCGTGCCCGGATCGCCTCACAGCTAGGCCTTGCCCTTGCTGTGATACTGGCGGTCGTGATCTCCGGCAGTACCCTCTTTGCCCTGCGTTCGCTGGACACTGCCAACCTTGCCACCCGTGAAGAACACCTGGCCAGTGAAGCGCGTCTGATGGCCGACCAGCTCAACACCTTCCACGATACTTTGCGTGAAAGCACCCAGCGGTTGAGCGGTCTGTTCGAAAAGCGTTTCAGCGCTGGCCTGAGCGTGCACCCGGATCAGCCGGTTACGGTGGCGGGTGTCCAGACGCCGAGCCTGAACCTGGGCAGCGAAGTGCTGAACAACAACTTCAAGGAAGTTGACGAGTTCAAGCAAACGACCGCCGGAGTGGCTACGGTATTCGTGCGCAGCGGTGATGACTTCATCCGAATCAGTACTTCGTTGAGCAAGCAGGACGGTACGCGTGCCATCGGTACCATGCTCGACCGGGCCGGCCCGGCTTATGCCCCGGTGATGAGTGGGCAGAGCTATATCGGTCGCGCGTTGCTTTTTGGACGTTTCTACATGTCGCAGTACACACCCGTACGCGACAGCAGCGGTAAGGTCATTGCCGTGTTGTATGTAGGATTTGATTACACCGATGCACAGAACGCGCAGTTCGAGAATCTCAAGCGCTTCCGTATCGGCCAGACCGGTTCGTTGGCCTTGCTGGACGAGCAAAACAAATGGCTGGTGCCGCCGGCAGGTGTGCAAGCCTTGGATCAAGCGGCCACTACCATCGTCGGTCTGGTCAAAAAACCGGGTAAGGGTGCGTTCTGGAGTGATACCGCCGAAGATTTCTACAGCGTTGCCGTGCCATTCACAGGCGGGCCGTGGGCGGTAGTGGCAAGCATGCCGAAAGCTGAAATTCGCGCCGTGACCTGGAGCGTCGGAACGCAACTGGCCATTGGCAGTCTGTTGGCGATGTTGCTGGCGGTCGGCGCGGCAATGTGGCTGCTACGCAGCAAGCTGGCGCCGTTGGGGGATTTGGTGCGTCAGGCTGAAGCGTTGGGTGCCGGCGATCTGAGCGTGCGTCTGAATGTCTCGAGCCATGACGAAATCGGCCAACTGGCGCGCGCTTTCAACCAGATGAGCCAGGCCCTGTCGACCATGGTCGAGCACATCCGAAAAGCTTCGCAAGAGGTCAACAGCCGTGCACAGGCCCTGTCCGGGTTGTCCAACGGGGCCTATGAAGGGATGGAGCAGCAGTCCGGGGAAATCACCAGCATGGCCGGCGCGGTGGAAGAGTTCAGCGCTACCTCGCTGGACATCGCCGACAACATGGGCAACACCGAGCGCCTGGCCCAGGAAAACGCCCAGCAAACCCGGATCGGTCGTACGTCGATGGATGAAGCGTCGTCGTCCCTGGAGCAAATTGCCGGCGCGCTGAATAGCACGGCCACGGTCATCAACACCCTCGGCCAGCGCTCCCAGGAGATTGGCGGCATTGTCGGGGTGATTACCTCGATCGCCGAGCAGACCAACCTGCTGGCTTTGAATGCCGCCATCGAAGCTGCCCGTGCCGGTGAGCAGGGCCGTGGTTTCGCCGTGGTGGCTGACGAAGTTCGCAGCCTGGCTTCCCGTACTCGTCAGGCCACTGACGAAATTTCCGGCATGATCAACAGCATCCAGCAGGAAACCGGCAACGCCATCAGCACCATGGAGCAGGGCAAGCTGTTGATGCAGGAAGGTCTGTCGCGCAACGCCAACGTAGCCTCGGCTCTGGCGCGCATCGACGAGCAGAGCCGCTCCGCTGGCCAACAGTTCGCTGCCATTACCACTGCCACCCAGGAACAAAGCAGCACCGCGACCCTGCTTAGCAGCAACCTGCAAAGCATCGCCATGGCCAACAGCGAACAGCGTCAAGTGGTCTCGAACCTGGCGGTCACCGCCAAGGAACTGGAAAAACTGGCCCAGGACCTGCGTCAAGAGGTTGATCGGTTCCGCTGA